TTGAACCAATCTTTTCTTTCTCTTTTTTTGATATTAGGGATGGCAGGGTATTTTGCGGCAATTTCAAAAGCACCACTGACAGGCATGATTTTGGTAACTGAAATGGTAGGTGATTTGAAACCCTTAATGGCCATAGCTGTAGTTACTTTTGTCTCCTATTTAGTGATGGATTTGTTAAATGGACAGCCAATTTACGAAGCTATGCTAGATAAGATGGCAATGAAGCATCCAACTAATCTTGTTGAACCAACATTAATTGAATTGACTGTTGGTGATAAGATTGCAGGGAAATATGTTAAAGAGTTAAAGCTTCCAGAAAATGTCTTAATTACAACCCAAATTCACCATCAAAAATCTCAAGTTGTGTCAGGTAACACGCGCCTTTTATCAGGAGCAACTATCTTTTTGGTCGTTAATGAAGCTGATACAGGTTTTGTCCGTGAGGTATTGATGTAGGTATTAATTTATCACAATTCGGAAAGTTCGAGCTTGTCTTTTAGACTAAGTCTTCGAACGTTTTACTGCTAGAGTTTCATCTGAACCAAAGTGAAACGCTTTTGATGAAGTCAAGTAGGCTTTTTGTTATACTAACAATAAAGATAAGCTAAGGAGGCTGAGATGTTAGAAATTGTTTCAGAAGAGCTACGTCACTATCAAGAACAAAAATTGATTGAGTACCGTAACAAAAATCAGTTAGCCCCAAAAGGAGGCATTGTATTTGCAGGTGATTCTCTCATTGAATTTTTTCCTTTAAAAAAAGCTTTTGGTTCATGTTTGCCTATTATTAATCGAGGTATTGCTGGGATAGATAGTCAGTGGTTATTGCGCCATTTTTCTGTCCAAATTACTGATTTAGAGCCTAAACATATTTTTTTATTAATTGGTTGTAATGATATCGGGCTTGGATATGATAAATGTCATATTGTCAAGACTATTGTAGAGCTTATTAGCCAGATTCGTAGTCATTGTGTCTATAGTCAGATTTATCTCTTATCTTTATTACCAGTTTCCAACAATCCCCGATATCAGAAGACTGTCAAAATAAGAACAAATGCTATGATTGATGCTATTAATAAAGATTTAGCAATGATTCCAACTGTAGAATTTATTAATCTTAATACTTGTCTTAAAGACGAAAAAGGTGGTTTATCAGATGAGAATACTCTAGATGGTTTACATCTTAATTTTCCAGCTTATGCTAAACTAGCTGAAATTATTAAATCTTATATCTAGCAAATAAATGTACTAATAGCGATGAGGCAAGAAGTCAGATAGCAGATGGTTCATCAATCAATTAAGAAAAAAGTTATCAAGATACCATTAAAAATAGTTGCTCAAAGTTCTTTCAAATCAAAAGATTATGATATCGCTATGTTGAGTTTTAGTGTATAATGATAATTAAAGGAGTTACCATGAAATTTGAAAAAAAACAAGTCTTCTATTTAGTCCTTACGTTTATCTTATGCTATGGGATCCTAGCAAACTGGCGAAATGGAACGGCTATCGTCACGACTATTTACAAAACAAGCCTTCCTTTTTTTTATGGAGCAGCAGGTGCCTATATTGTTAATATTGTAATGAGCGCTTACGAAAAGGTATATGTTTATATCTTTAAAGACTGGTCACATGTCTTAAAAGTAAAACGGGGTATTTGTTTACTGTTAGCGTATTTGACATTTTTTATTTTAATTACTTGGATTATTTCCATTGTCATTCCAGACTTAATTACAAGTATTAGTACTCTAACAAAATTTGATACTATAACGATACAAGAAGTTGTTAACAATCTTGAGCACAATAAACTGTTAGCACGTACTATTCAGTATATTGGTGGCGATGGCAAACTTACAGAGACGATTGCTAACTATAGTCAACAGTTATTAAAGCAATTTCTTACTGTTTTGACAAATATTTTAACATCTGTCACGGTTATTGCTTCTGCAATTATTAATCTTTTTATTAGTTTTGTTTTTTCGTTATACGTTTTAGCAAGTAAAGAAGATCTTTGTCGTCAGGGAAATACTTTAGTAGATACTTATACTGGTAAGTACGCTAAACGCATTCATTACTTGTTAGAGTTGTTGCATCAGCGTTTTCACGGATTTTTTGTTAGTCAGACCTTAGAAGCTATGATTTTAGGTTCGCTGACTGCTAGTGGCATGTTTATATTAAGATTACCATTTGCAGGGACTATTGGCGTTTTAGTAGCTTTTACAGCATTGATTCCAGTTATAGGTGCTTCAATTGGAGCAGCTATTGGATTTATTTTAATTATGACTCAGTCCATGTCACAGGCCATTATTTTTATCATTTTTTTAATTATTTTGCAGCAGATTGAAGGCAATTTTATTTATCCGAAAGTAGTTGGTGGATCGATTGGATTACCGGCTATGTGGGTATTAATGGCAATTACAATAGGCGCTTCTTTAAAGGGAATAGTTGGTATGATTATTGCAGTTCCTTTAGCAGCGACACTTTATCAAGTGATTAAAGATAATATTCAAAAAAGACAAGCTATTCAAAAAAAACAAGTTTCCTAAAAGGAACTTGTTTTTTTGTCGAATAAAAAGATGGAGGTAATATGATAAATGTATTCTATAAAATGTGATGATAATAAAGCCATGCCAAGAGAACGTTTGATGCGACTAGGAGCAGAGTCTCTAAGTAATCAAGAATTATTAGCAATTTTATTACGAACAGGTAATAAAGAAAAGCATGTCTTAGAGCTGTCATCCTATCTTTTATCGCATTTAGACAGTCTGGCAGATTTTAAAAAGATGTCTTTGCAAGAATTACAACATTTGGCAGGTATAGGAAAAGTTAAAGCGATTGAAATTAAAGCTATGATTGAGTTGGTTTCCCGAATTTTAGCGACAGATAAGACATTAACTGATAGCGTATTAACCAGTGTTCAGGTCGCTGAAAAAATGATGGCAGCTTTAGGAGATAAAAAACAAGAGCATTTAGTCGTATTGTATTTAGATAATCAAAATCGTATTATTGAAGAAAAAACTATTTTTATTGGGACTGTCCGACGTTCACTTGCAGAACCAAGAGAAATTTTATACTATGCCTGTAAAAATATGGCGACTAGTCTCATTGTTATTCATAATCATCCTTCAGGAAATATTGAACCTAGTTCTAACGATTATTGCTTTACTGAAAAAATAAAACGATCATGTGAAGATTTAGGCATTATCTGTCTAGATCACATTATCGTTAGCTATAAAGATTATTATAGTTTTCGAGAAAAATCAACCCTTTTTTAAGTCAGAAGTCATTGACGAATAAGCGGAACAATTGTAAATCTTCATCTCGAACACCTTGGAGAAGTTCAGGATGCCACTGAACACCTAAAAAAGGAATGGCATCGTTGGTTGATATGACTGCTTCGATGGTACCATCACGTGGATCCCTAGCGATTACTTTTAAATCCTTAGCAACAGTTTTTAAACTTTGGCGATGAAAAGAATTAATTAATGTCTTATGACCATAAATAGGATATAAGATAGAGTCTGGCTCAATAATCATTTCGTGTGATAAGAAATCAGAAGGCGCTTCTTGCCAATGTGAGTCAATGTGTTGGTTAAGATTTCCTCCTAAGGCAACATTCATTAACTGTGTACCACGACAAATCCCTAAGATTGGTTTTTTTAATGTTATAGCCTCCTTGATGATAGCTAGCTCAAATGTGTCTCGCTCTGGTGAAAAATCATCATCAAAAGCAGCCTTCTCTTCTTGATAATATTTTGGGTCAACGTTTTGCCCACCAATTAAAATGATTTTATCAACCATAGATACATAAGTTTTAGCGGCGGCTTCATCACCAATGGGTAAAAGAAGCGGCAGCCCCCCAGATTGAGTGACTGCCTGTACAAATCCAGTAGGTGCATATGACCATGGGAGATTATCCAAAGCCATATTTAGTCTTTGATTTGCAGTTATTCCAATAATCGGTTTGGTCATTATACCTCCTTAATCTAGATGATTTTGATTCATAAAATAGAGTAGTGTCTGGAGCTCACTGGTCAAATCGACAGATTGAACAATAACTCCTTTAGGAACTTGTAGGTGAACAGGAGCAAAACTCAAGATTCCTTTGATTCCTGCTTCAATAAGTTGATCAGTAACTTCTTGAGCATGAATGCTGGGAACCGTTAAGATAGCCGTTTCAATGTCAGTGTTCGCAATCCGTTCTTTGACAGATGAGATACCATGGACTGGAATATTATCAGCTGTTTTAGTACCAACAAGAGCGTTATCATCGGTATCAAAACCCATGGCAATTTGCATCTTATTACGATCATGGAAGCGGTAATGTAATAGAGCACGCCCTATATTACCGCATCCAACTAAGATAACGTTTGTTGTAGAGTGATCATTAAGCAAGTCAGCAAAAAAATTCATCAATTTGGTAACATCATAGCCAAACCCACGACGCCCCAATTCTCCAAAATAAGAAAAGTCACGGCGTACAGTAGCAGAGTCAATTCCCATTGCATCTGCAATTTGTTTAGAACTGGCTTTTTCAACTTGGTCAGCATGGAATCGTTTAAAAATACGGTAATAAAGTGATAAGCGCTTTGCAGTCGCTTTTGGAATAGATTTGTCAATAACCACTATTTTACTCCTTGTAGATTTCTCGTTAAATATGTCTGTCTTTATTGTAACAAAAAGATTGTGAAAAATGCAACATTTTGATTGTTTTTGTATGAGTTAAAAAAGCTAAAATTAGTTTTAGCACTATATAATAGTATTCATTAGGAAAGTAAGTTATGACAGTCAAAATGAACAACATGAATTAATAGCAATAGAAGCGAAATCATTTATTGACATTGTGATATGACTAAAAAAACAAAATTTAAAGTTGATTAGACGACTGTTTTGCTAAAAATTTCACGTTCTACAAGGCTGTCCATCAAGAAATAAAATTTATCTTGAAGGATTTGATTATCTTTTGTTTTAAAAATATTAACTAATCTAAGACCAGACTGATCGGTGATAGCTAATTTAAACCCTGTGAGTTCTTTATTAATAGTGATTTTTAAAGGGAAACCATCCCCTGAATTAGGTATTTTTTCGAGTAAACGTATTAATTGGTAGTGCCCTACTTTAGTTTGACTAAATGTAGTATCTCTTAGGGTATATTTTTTAATGTTTGGACTGATTGTATAAAGGTATTTACAGTCTTTAAGCTTAATTTCTTTTTCAAAAGCCATCTGTTCCTCCTAAAATATTTTTTAATGTTTGAGCTAATTGATTAACATCTTCAATGCTATTTTGATCTGAAAAACTGATACGAATTGATTCTTTTAAACGAGAAGAGTCATCCCCATAGTACGCAGCTAAAACATGACTTGGATTAACAGCTCCAGCAGTACAAGCAGAACCAGTTGATACTGCAATGCCTGCTAAGTCAAGTTGTGTTAGTAAAATAGTATTTTGGTAGCCTAAAAATCCAATATTGAGAACATGAGGAAGATAATGAGTACCTTGATTAATATAGTAGGGTAGTCCTTCTAGGAGGCTAATCAAGTGATGACGTAAACTAATAATGTGATCAGTTGATTGGTCAAGACAAGTCATAGCATCAGTCAAAGCTTGTGCCATACCAATAATACCTAACATATTTTCAGTACTTGCGCGTCGCTTTCCTTCTTGATCACCCCCGTGAAGAAGAGGGTCGATTGGTTGTCCGTTACTGTATAAAAAGCCGCATCCTTTAGGACCATGAAATTTGTGAGCAGAAGCAGATAAAAAGTCAATCCCAAGTTCGCTAGGAATAATCTTGAGTTTGCCAACAGCTTGAACGGCATCAACATGAAAAGCAGCTTGATGGTCTTTGAGCAGATTCCCAATGTCCTTAATAGGTAACAGGTCACCTGTTTCGTTATTGGCATACATTATGCTTACCAAAATGGTGTCATCTCTCAAGGCTTGTTTTAAGTCAGATAAATTTATTTGTCCATTTTGACAAGGCAAATAAGTGACCTCAAAACCAAATCGCTCTTCGAGATAGGCCATGGTATGAAGCACAGAGTGGTGCTCAATAGTAGTTGTGATGAGATGTTTGCCCTTTGCTTGATGAGCTAAAGCATAGCCTTTTATGGCCATATTATTGCTTTCAGTTCCACCGGACGTTACTATAATTTGCTGTTCACTTGCCCCCAAGTTTCTAGCGATAGCTTGTCGGCATTCACGAAGGATTTTATTGGCTCGGCGACCGTAGAAATGAATACTAGAGGGGTTACCAAAGTTATCTTGCATAGCTGCTGTCATCGCCCTAATCACATTAGGACTAAGTGGTGTGGTGGCGGCGTTATCAAAGTAAGTCATGCGTTATTTTTGCCTTTAGGTTGATAAGAAAAAAGCGGACTTAAGGGTCTTCTTTCATGGATACGAATAATAGCTTCTGCGATTAAATCACTGGCGCTAAGATAAGTAACGTTTTCTGGCACACGATTTTTAGTTTTAACAGAATCTGTAACGATAATTTCTTTGATTGGAGCTGTTTCTAATACATCAGCAGCTCCACCAGCAAATAAGCCATGGCTAGCGACCGCGTAAGTATCAGTAGCGCCTGAGCGTTCAAGAATTTTAGCAGCTTCTGCAAAGGTTTTCCCAGTATTTAAAATATCATCAATTAAAATGGCTTTTTTACCAGAAACATCACCAATAATATAACCTTGTTCACGTTCAGAATCATCTTGTGCATAGTCGATAATAGCAATCGGGGAATCAAGATATTCAGCCAAGCTTCTAGCACGTTTAATTCCAGAATTTTTAGGGCTAACGACAACAACATCAGAACCTGATAAGCCTAATTTACTGTAACGTTCTGCAAAAAGAGGGACTGTAAAGAGGTTATCCACTGGAATATCAAAAAAACCTTGTACCTGAACAGCATGTAAGTCAAGCGTCACTACACGATCAATACCAGCTTTAGTCAGCATATTAGCTACTAGTTTAGCAGTAATCGGTTCGCGGGGCTTAGCGACACGGTCTTGACGAGAGTAACCAAAGTATGGCAATACAATATTGACGGTATTAGCACTTGCACGTTTACAAGCATCAATCATGATGAGTAATTCCCAAAGATTATCATTGACAGGAAAACTAGTGGATTGAATAATATAGATATCATCTCCACGCACTGTTTCTTCAATATTGATCATAATTTCTCCATCGGAAAATTGACGTGAAGACATTTTTCCAAGAGGGATTCCAGCAGCTTTAGCAATTTTTTCAGCAATTGGAAGATTTGATGTGAGTGAGAACAGTTTGATTTGCTTGTCAGCATATCGTTCAGTCATGATAGATTTAGCTCCTTAACTTCAATAAAATTGGGTAAACTGTTTTATTAATGAGTCACATTACCCAAAAGTGTTTAATTGACATC
The genomic region above belongs to Streptococcus pyogenes and contains:
- the radC gene encoding RadC family protein; protein product: MYSIKCDDNKAMPRERLMRLGAESLSNQELLAILLRTGNKEKHVLELSSYLLSHLDSLADFKKMSLQELQHLAGIGKVKAIEIKAMIELVSRILATDKTLTDSVLTSVQVAEKMMAALGDKKQEHLVVLYLDNQNRIIEEKTIFIGTVRRSLAEPREILYYACKNMATSLIVIHNHPSGNIEPSSNDYCFTEKIKRSCEDLGIICLDHIIVSYKDYYSFREKSTLF
- a CDS encoding DUF1831 domain-containing protein; its protein translation is MAFEKEIKLKDCKYLYTISPNIKKYTLRDTTFSQTKVGHYQLIRLLEKIPNSGDGFPLKITINKELTGFKLAITDQSGLRLVNIFKTKDNQILQDKFYFLMDSLVEREIFSKTVV
- a CDS encoding ribose-phosphate diphosphokinase, giving the protein MTERYADKQIKLFSLTSNLPIAEKIAKAAGIPLGKMSSRQFSDGEIMINIEETVRGDDIYIIQSTSFPVNDNLWELLIMIDACKRASANTVNIVLPYFGYSRQDRVAKPREPITAKLVANMLTKAGIDRVVTLDLHAVQVQGFFDIPVDNLFTVPLFAERYSKLGLSGSDVVVVSPKNSGIKRARSLAEYLDSPIAIIDYAQDDSEREQGYIIGDVSGKKAILIDDILNTGKTFAEAAKILERSGATDTYAVASHGLFAGGAADVLETAPIKEIIVTDSVKTKNRVPENVTYLSASDLIAEAIIRIHERRPLSPLFSYQPKGKNNA
- a CDS encoding redox-sensing transcriptional repressor Rex — its product is MVIDKSIPKATAKRLSLYYRIFKRFHADQVEKASSKQIADAMGIDSATVRRDFSYFGELGRRGFGYDVTKLMNFFADLLNDHSTTNVILVGCGNIGRALLHYRFHDRNKMQIAMGFDTDDNALVGTKTADNIPVHGISSVKERIANTDIETAILTVPSIHAQEVTDQLIEAGIKGILSFAPVHLQVPKGVIVQSVDLTSELQTLLYFMNQNHLD
- a CDS encoding gamma-glutamyl-gamma-aminobutyrate hydrolase family protein produces the protein MTKPIIGITANQRLNMALDNLPWSYAPTGFVQAVTQSGGLPLLLPIGDEAAAKTYVSMVDKIILIGGQNVDPKYYQEEKAAFDDDFSPERDTFELAIIKEAITLKKPILGICRGTQLMNVALGGNLNQHIDSHWQEAPSDFLSHEMIIEPDSILYPIYGHKTLINSFHRQSLKTVAKDLKVIARDPRDGTIEAVISTNDAIPFLGVQWHPELLQGVRDEDLQLFRLFVNDF
- a CDS encoding SGNH/GDSL hydrolase family protein is translated as MLEIVSEELRHYQEQKLIEYRNKNQLAPKGGIVFAGDSLIEFFPLKKAFGSCLPIINRGIAGIDSQWLLRHFSVQITDLEPKHIFLLIGCNDIGLGYDKCHIVKTIVELISQIRSHCVYSQIYLLSLLPVSNNPRYQKTVKIRTNAMIDAINKDLAMIPTVEFINLNTCLKDEKGGLSDENTLDGLHLNFPAYAKLAEIIKSYI
- a CDS encoding cysteine desulfurase family protein, whose amino-acid sequence is MTYFDNAATTPLSPNVIRAMTAAMQDNFGNPSSIHFYGRRANKILRECRQAIARNLGASEQQIIVTSGGTESNNMAIKGYALAHQAKGKHLITTTIEHHSVLHTMAYLEERFGFEVTYLPCQNGQINLSDLKQALRDDTILVSIMYANNETGDLLPIKDIGNLLKDHQAAFHVDAVQAVGKLKIIPSELGIDFLSASAHKFHGPKGCGFLYSNGQPIDPLLHGGDQEGKRRASTENMLGIIGMAQALTDAMTCLDQSTDHIISLRHHLISLLEGLPYYINQGTHYLPHVLNIGFLGYQNTILLTQLDLAGIAVSTGSACTAGAVNPSHVLAAYYGDDSSRLKESIRISFSDQNSIEDVNQLAQTLKNILGGTDGF
- a CDS encoding AI-2E family transporter, producing the protein MKFEKKQVFYLVLTFILCYGILANWRNGTAIVTTIYKTSLPFFYGAAGAYIVNIVMSAYEKVYVYIFKDWSHVLKVKRGICLLLAYLTFFILITWIISIVIPDLITSISTLTKFDTITIQEVVNNLEHNKLLARTIQYIGGDGKLTETIANYSQQLLKQFLTVLTNILTSVTVIASAIINLFISFVFSLYVLASKEDLCRQGNTLVDTYTGKYAKRIHYLLELLHQRFHGFFVSQTLEAMILGSLTASGMFILRLPFAGTIGVLVAFTALIPVIGASIGAAIGFILIMTQSMSQAIIFIIFLIILQQIEGNFIYPKVVGGSIGLPAMWVLMAITIGASLKGIVGMIIAVPLAATLYQVIKDNIQKRQAIQKKQVS